The candidate division WOR-3 bacterium genome includes the window CTTCCTCGACGACAGAGATCTCTTTTATTCTTTTTGACATCACGGGAAGAAAGGCTTCGGAAGCGCTCGAGTTTTCCGTTTCGGGAAAAAGAACGGAATATATGGATATGTCAGGCTTAACCAGCGGTGTTTATTTCGGGCATCTTCGGGCGGGTGAAAGGCTTTTCTTTGGAAAAATCATGCTCTTAAGATAGGATTTATTCGTAATTTTCAGGAAAAAGAATTCTCTCGACCCCTTCTATGACGATGTGAAGAACCGTCATGTGGACTTCCTGAATCCTGTCGGACGTGGCTCCTTTGACGATGAATTCTATGTCGGCTTTTCCGGAGAGGGCGCCTCCTCCCTTTCCGAGAAGCAAAATCGTCTTCATGCCGGTTTTTATGGCCGTTTCATGAGCTCTGACGATGTTCGGAGAGTTGCCGCTGGTTGAAAGTCCGACAAAGACATCGCCTTTTGTTCCGTAAGCTTCGACCCCCCTGGAAAATATCTCTTCAAAACCGTAATCGTTGCCTACACAGGTAATGTGGGAAGAATCCGACAGGGAGATAACAGGCAACGGTTTTCTGTTTTTTCTGTATCTGCCCGTGAATTCCTCGGCAAAATGCATGGAATCACAAGCGCTTCCGCCGTTGCCGCATATCAGCGCCTTGCCGCCTCTTGCGAAGCACTGTGCGAGCACGTTTGAAACTTCGGCGATATTTTTCACATTAGACTCATTTTCTGTAAAATCTCTCAGAGTTTTAATCGCGTCGGTTAAAGAATTTTCGAGCCATTCTGAATTCATGGATTAACTCCTATAAAGAAAGTTTGAGCTGATTTCGGTGTCAGCCTGAAATTCCTTCGTTTAAAACCAGGTAATGATTTGTTATCTTTTTTAAATGTCTACCGTAAATGGCTAAAGATACGGCAAGAGGAAGGGACTTAATGTTCGTAAAAAAGGTTCTCATAACAAGCTTCCAAAAGTAAAGCTTTTCCGGACCGAAGAGGCCGAGAAAAATGATTGCCTGCAGGAATGCCGACACGTATATCATTTTGTTTCTGAAATTGAAGTATACGTTTGTTTTCGGCTTTTTATATTCTTCAAAAAATGTTCTGATCCTTCGATAGTACATTTTGGGAGAATATATGGAACTTATTATGGTTTCGTATCCGCTTTTCAATTCTACTTTGTTCATCTTCGTTATTACATTCGTTGAA containing:
- the gmhA gene encoding D-sedoheptulose 7-phosphate isomerase, which gives rise to MNSEWLENSLTDAIKTLRDFTENESNVKNIAEVSNVLAQCFARGGKALICGNGGSACDSMHFAEEFTGRYRKNRKPLPVISLSDSSHITCVGNDYGFEEIFSRGVEAYGTKGDVFVGLSTSGNSPNIVRAHETAIKTGMKTILLLGKGGGALSGKADIEFIVKGATSDRIQEVHMTVLHIVIEGVERILFPENYE